The region TAGAGACTgctggggaggaaagagagatTTATTATCGTTGTTTCTATTTTATATACTTGGGAGGCATTGAGGTGACATGGAAATAAATCACCATATGTATTGTATTTACATGGCTAGGCGAAGATCATCTGGTTcaattttctaaaatgcttGTAATTCTCAGAAAAATCCTGGAGGTTTGGGTGGCTAATATTTATGGCTAATGCAATGGAATACTAGGGAAGAAATTATGCTATGTTGTTGTTCTGTTATGTCACTGAATAAATATACATTGTGCCTAGCAGAATATTGTATGCAATTCAGGTCTGCCATCTCGATGGAATAAAACAAGATAAGGTATGGAAAAAGATGCCTGAAAGGATGGAGCGTTCTTTGTACAAGGAACAGCTGAATGGAATAGGACTTACCAAACTGGAAAAGAGATAAATGAGATTGaacatactaaaaataaaatcatgcttGTCATGTGGAAAGTAAATAGGGAATGATTATTCTCTCATAATGCAAGGACTAGTTGTCATCAAATGGAGTTACGAAAACAGACGTATATTTATACCCTGTGCATAGCTAGCCTGTGGAAGTTTGCCATGGGTAGCTTTAGTTGCTACAAGCTAATATTGATTCAGAAGACTTAGGACAAATTAGTGGAAGAAAAGTCTGGCTAGAGCTATTTAAAGATACCATCTCTGCCTCAGGAAGGCAGAGTGACAAATTGCAAGGTTATATTATGAAAGTGTTAACTGTGCTTGCCCAGTGATGGTAAACTCTTGGGTATCTGTTGTTGGCCACAGAGGTAGAATGGTGAGCTAAAGAGACTGTGATTTGATCAATTACGGGTCTTCTCAAGTACTCCACAGCATAACTTACGTCTTGTCCCAGTTGGCAGTTTATGGTGTGGAAAAGGATTGGGATGGGGTGATTTTCAATCAGGAAGGACAAGCATGCACAGAGGGCTTGTTACAtagagctttttgttttccaatacTTAGATTTCACATTACTGTGTGcaatacttttgcttttttgctgaaacatcttttaaaagctCATGGGTGCATATCTTCCTCCAGCTGAAAGAGCAGCTCTCTCAAGCTGAACAAACTCACAGCAGTGAGCTAGAAGGGATGAAAAGGGAAATCTCCAGGTTGACACAAGAGTTACACCAGCGGGACATCACAATTGCATCTGCAAGTGGCTCCACATCAGACCTAGAACAACGGCTGAGAACAGAGATTGAAAGAGCGGAGAGGAAAGCGGTGGAGCACAGggtaaaaaaaggcagaagactCTTACACCTGAAGGCTTGGAATACCACCCTAGTTTTTAGCTATGTTAAtagtttccttctctcttcagcCTTTGAACAAAGACTTTGAGACCCTTCTGATGAAATCTTCTAATCTATGGTGTTCAGTGAATctgtcttgctgctgcttctcaaacCTGTAACTGGCAGTCCCACACAATTCTTTGAGATCACTCATGTTAACTAGGTCTGGATGATGATAtctttgaaaactgaagtaaataaCTGTGCATGGTTATTTGTATTGTCTTCTCTATAGTGTCCCTGCAGAACTAACGGCCCAAACCTTGCTTTGTACTCATGCTTGAATTGAGGGTGGAAAATGCCTGTAGGGTGTTGTGGGCATgtgttgtgttatttttttctgagcttgTTGTTTGCCTCTGTCTCCTCAGGTAATTCTGGTCCAGCTGGAAACCTTGAGGCTGGAAAACCATCATCTCTCAGAGatgctggaaaaaacagaatgtGGTATGCTAGAGGTATGCATTAGGGAACAGAGATGGGAAGGGGCTAGCGTTGTGTGTCCCCTACCTGGGAACAATAATAGTCTTTACCCAGGGCTCTCAAAAAGTTTGTAGTGTTCAGTGAacttaaaaccaaagcaaaagcGGCAATTTGTGATGTAATAAGGCCTATAAATACTAAGCATCTTGTTCAGTCACAGAGTAGTGAGGAGAGCTGCAGAAACGGAGCCCTCGTCTCAGTTTCTGCTCCATGGGGTCTGGCCCATGGTTTTTAGTACATTTtgttacatttccattttatgcCAGTTTACCTCAAACTTGTGATGCTAAATCTCTGATGTCCTTTTGACTTGTCTTCGAGCTGTAACTGCTCTGGTCCTTGCAATTTCTGGGGTGAGAGCATGTTCCCCTCCTGGTGAGGAGCCACTCAGCAGGGCTGTCCTTCGCACTCCACAGACAGGTTGCAGCCTGGGAATATGGGCTGGATGCCTGGGGCAATGCGCCGGGAAGGGGTACTGTGGTGGGCTCCTGCTGATGTGGCAGTCTTGAGGCCCAGTGAGGGCAGCTTGTccagaggggagaaggggagccTGCATGGAAAAGGTGCAGTCTTGGCAGGAATAATACCTTGAAGGTGGTTCATTTTAGTGCCTGTGTGAAGGAAGAACTAGCTGGTTTGCAAGTTCTGTCTCAGATAAACCAGAATGGATGCCTCACAGGGGGTAAGGACTGGATTCAGACAGCTGAAAACCTAATGGGAATATATCATCAGAGCTTTTATTGTCAGATCTGTGGGAAGGAAATACTCAGCTCTTTATATTAGTTTGGGGTGATTGTCAAATGTACTAGGTTCTTCGGAAAGTGTTGAACAGAAGCTTGTGGCTGGTGAGATGGAGAAAAGACAAAGCTGGAGGGCTGATTTGAGACTGAAATGACCTAAGGCACATTACTTTCTGCTTGAAATGCTTGGTGGGCTTTTGCCTGCCTGACTTACCAAAAACTTGATAGCAAAGTGCAAAGGAAGaaacctgttttaaaaacaaaacaaacaaaaaaatgccccacagccccatggcACAGGAGCTACCAATCTTGGCCAGGTTCATCTAATGCGCATTTGGAAAGACCTTAGATACAGCAGTGATGAGAATTAATTAAGCATCTAAATTTAATAGAATTGGCAAAAAGAAAGTGGGAATGTCACAGGAGTAGAAACAATGGAAATGATACCCACCTGGCCTAGTAAGGAGAAGATGGGGAGAAGCAAATTTTTCAgagtttcaaaaagaaaaaaaaattcgCTTCTACCAGTGAAAGTTTCTGAAGGGCTATGGGTCATCCCAAGTGGGGAGGTGTGGGCACAGCCTTTTGTAATTATTACTGTAGGCCTTTGCTAATTTGAGTGAGGGGATCTAGAAGTGTTCTTGCAAACAGCTTTGCAGATCACATGGAAGGTAGTTTCCCACTAAGAGTGGTTACTTCTCATCAATAGCTAAGCCACTGGGATATGTGTTTCTTCACACCCATAGGAAGTATCTGGGAGAGCATGCTACTCTGGTACCTGGAGAGTTGCTGAGACAGTTTACTGGGGTGCCACCTGAATGTTTCCACCTTTGGCTGAGAGGCTTGCATCTCAGCCAAAGTGAGGGAATCCTAGAATATATAGCTGGAGGTGAACTTGAGGTCATGTAGTCCTTCTCATTATCCCAAGGCCAGAGGCAGATACATCTGAGCTATTATTATTcgtctctctttttctgttttcaaaagcatcctGTGATGAGAGAGACTTCCTTTCCTAGGCAGATCAGCACAGCTTGTCTGGATGCAGACACAATAAGGTATAATTTGCTCTTACGAAAGCCTTCAAAATTTTGCCAGTCAAAATTGGGATTAGAGGATATGTCTTAAGGAATTGCTTGCTGGCCTTTGCTCTGGGTTTGACTATGGTGTCTTGCAAATCAGAAGTTTTGACTTCAGCCCTTCTCTGTCTATTAGGGAAAAGATGTCTCTCTAAGAGCACTCAGTGAAGACTATGCTGTTGaactaaataaattaaaatctgaGAACCAGCAATTGCAGAAGGATCTAGCAGAGGCCAGAGCAAAACTGGAGCTCACTCGGCGAGTCTGCCAGGATGAACCTGAGGGCACTGCTCAGCAGATGCAAGACGGAGAGCCTGGGGCTAGGGATGTGCAGTACAGGTGGGTGTTGCATGACCCCAAGGATGCTGCTTCCTTATTATGAAGGAGAACAGAAGGTGTGGGGATGTGTGGGTTTTTAATGATGTGCTTTATGTATAGTATCTATCTCCTGCACGTAGTACGTATGGGAGAACACAAAGGACTGTTGTGGAATCTACCTTTATGCTTTAAGTAGGGCAATAGCTTTTAGTCCCAGCTGGTTTGCATTCTGGAAAGCCAGCTAGTAGTAGACTTGTCTTTTGACTGCCTTTGCTTTTGGTTGAGAAGCAGTATGTGTTCTTTTCGGTGAAGGGATTAGATTTGGCCCAGGTGGCTGTGCTCCTTTCTTTTGCAGTACTAGGATGTGCAGACTGTAGTTTTTGGTATCTACAATAGcagaagagcaagagagaaTTTCCTAGAGACTGGATATGCGTCTGGAAGTCCTATGGAAACAAGACCTGGTTTGGATTGCCAGGGCTATTAGTGACCTGTATGTTAATTGTTACCTCTGTACAAGCTTTTGCTGAAGTTCAGCTTCTGAGAGGCAAAGTGTCAGTTATGTGTTCAAACCTGCCTTCCAGGACAACTCGAGAAGCACAGCACAAACATGATGAACAAGCAGAGAGAATACATCACAAGCCTGATGGGACTACTCAGCATCATCAAGGGGAGCCCCAGAGATGGGGGGCAGCTGAAACAGGAACTGTGACCCCTGAGGGGGGTGAGCTACCTGCCCAGACCAGCAGGAAGAACTGCATGGAGTCACTTGCTTTGGGCACCTTGCTGGGAACAGATTCTTTGCTCTGTGTGCTGGATGGAAACAAAAATTTGGCAGATGAAACATCTAAGCAGTCCATCTCAAATGATCAGAAAGAATCTCTGCCTTTGGTAAGCAGTTGTATGGAAGCTGGTTGCTATTCAACAGCTAAGGTTATAGCTAGGTTCTCATTTGGCAAAAGGAGCCAGGTTTTTGCATGTATGGTCTGGCTGCATGGTGTGTATGATTCTTTAGGCGTACATTAAACGTtaaacagggaggaaaaaccACTGCTGGATGGTTAATACTTGAACAATGGGAGCCATGTGCTTATTCTTCAGAACTCTCTGGGGAACAGCTTTGTGTTTGGTTTAACTGATAAGCTAATACCAGAAGCTCATGGTTCTCTCCATAATGGTGCTGTACTGTACCATGAACTGCTTCTGTCATGTCAGAATTCTGCTTCAGGTTTGGGCTTGGGTCCGTAGTAGATGCTCAGAGTGGATGTAGTGCTGAGTATTTCAACATAGAGTTTCTGGGTGAATCTGAAAGCTGGTGCTGCACATCTACCTTCACTGTAATGCATGGGGTGAGTTGGACCCCTCTGAATGGGACTGCGGTAGTCATCATACTGAACTTAAAGCCACTTATGCCAGCTGATAGGAAAGCCTGAAATCGGCTCTTCACTGCACGAGGGGAAGCTATTATTTTTCCCAGGTGCTGATCATACTTTTTTAGTAGGGAACAGTGTTGGCACCTTCTCTGTTCTTTTACTTCAGATCAGTTGCTGGAGCACTTGCCCAAGATACAGGAAATTTGGACTTAATCACTTCTTGCCTGTGGTGTTTAAGACCATATATCCCAGTATCCACTGCAATGACCAGGCTGTAGACTGACTTGAGCAGGGAGGGGATTGGAAGAGGGCCACTGAGAATAATTGTCATACCCTGGGTCAGACAAGGCTGTAGTACTTCAGGGAGGGGAGAATTCTGGGTGCTGATCCTTGCTCCAGACATGTTGCCTCTAGCAGTTTTCGgattattttctcctctggtTGTGTGTTGTTAGCAGTGACAAcggctgtttttattttgtgaggAGCCCAGAGAAGAGTCTCTTAAGGCTGATGCACAGATAAGCCTTATCTTACCTGTGGAGCCTTATCAGGTTTGTAGATTTTGACGAGGTTTACTACCAAGAATAGGTCTTGATTGTTTCAAGACTGAAGTAGCTTGTGGGCATgtccagaaaacaaatgttggGAGCTTAGGGAACTGTAATATTCTAAATGGAAACTCTTCAGACTGCAGGATTGGAACTGAAGTGCAAACAGTTCCACTTCAGGGTCTGAGAAGCTCTAGGGCATAATGTTTAGTAGAAGAgaatgtgctgctttttgttcCGAAAGGTAGAAATAAGGTTTCTaaggaaatgcaaatatttttcctggtgTTGACTGGGACTCCATGTTCATGGTCAGGCTCCAGTGTCTTTAAACCAGTTCCTTTGACATTAACAGATGAGAATTCTTATCAGTAGGCAAtagtgggatgggagagattTGCTTGTTAtctgcagcctttttttctgcttgccttTCTTCCTGGCTGTTGATACAAGACCAGAAAACCACGAGACTCCAGGATTTGGAAATAACCAGTTACGTTCTCTTGCCAAGACACTGAGGCAAGTTTTCTGTAATGGAAAGCAGCCACTTAGTAACTGTATAATTCACCTGCCAGTCCCTGTGCAGGAAGCTTCTCTTCATCAACTTGTAAATTAAGCCTagttatgttatttttctaagtTAAGAGCTTGTGGGTAAGATATGTGAGTAGCAGGAATAGTTCTtgactgtaaaggaaaaaaatctggggTAGTCAACCATTGCTAGCTGAACTGAAGTGGCATTCAGTGAGCTGTGATGGGAGTTTGGTCTGTACTTCCCCTGTGAGATTGTAGCAGGAACTCATTATTtcagggaagcagaggaggTATATAAAAGAAGGCAGAGATATCTCCAGTGCTGGTCCAGTCTGGCagttctttcccttccctggaACCCATATTCTGAGGTGATACTGCTCACTGATTTTCACGAAGACAAGGAGCAAGACGTAGACCTTAAGTGTGAGGCAGGACTAACACACCCAGGACAAAACCCTTGGTATTTTGTAGTGACCTTCTCTAGAGTTATGCTATGATTACACATGCATGTCATTGCCTCTTGTTACTTGAAGTGGAGTGGCTGGTAATTGAAGTGAAACTTCAGTTCCCCTAAGTAAACAGTCAATTCCTATTGATACCTCTGGGGTCAGGGTTCCACCTGTGAAGTGCATCAGTTACATAGGCACATGGAGAGCTTATTTCTGTTCAGCTCTAGCCCCCTACTGCTTTAGAGAGGGGAACTACTGGAATGGAAAAGTTATGTGTGCTGAGGAACTGATTTTACTCCCTGCAGTTTTGGCAAAGGCTTGGTAGGCTTTCACTGTTGTTTGGAGACTCCTGGGAGGGATGTTTATCTATGATACAAGCATGAGAGCTGAGTGCTTAGTCTGCCCAATAAGATAGAAATGACACAAGTGCTTGTGTCATAATAAATAAACTAACAATATTTAGTTGCGTGGTTTGCAGATCAGTAGTGTTTCTGACTGAAAGTCAGAATGAAATACCTGATATCCCTTTGTTTCCCTTTAGTGCCCCCTGCCTACAGCTTCAGTTGGATCGATAGCTGCAAGATacctggaagaggaagaactgagATCCCAGCACGTCCTGGAGTGCCTAAATGCTCACATTGAGGAACTGAAAAAAGAGAGTGAAAAGATAGTGAGACAATTTGGACACCAGGAGTAACGTTTCTTATTTAATTTGAATGCTGGATGCTGGTTTACTTACATGGCTCCAAACTGTGACTGGGGAGGTACCTATAAACTAGTTGCCATTGGAGCTTGAGTGAGAGGCTGTATCTCTCACTTTGAACTGAATCAGCAGGATGGATACTGAGGAAAGGAAACTCCTCTCTAACATGTTTGATCTGATGGAGGGTATTACATCACAAACACTTTAGTCAGCTTGCTGTAGGTCAGAAAGCTGCATCAGAGGTATGTGTGCACTTGCTCACAAAGAGATTATGGTGTTTTTTAGAAGCAAACCATTTGCTAATTTTAATGTAAAgtattttaagtatattttatacatgtaaaagcattgaaataaaacaaaatggaaaaaaccaccTCTTTTCTTGTTCATACAAATCTCTTGTGGCTTATCTTGCCTTCACATCATGAACTTTGATCGACACCTTCTCCATCCTTTCCCTCCCAGAATAGCTATGTTCTTCAAGGAACAAGGAATATAATTCCTCCTCCCTTCAGGCTACCTGCATTTTCTCTGGTTAATTTTCCCTTAGTGGAGTTTCTTAATATTTCCTGGTTCTTGCAACTACTGCCCTTTACTGTTTGTATAGTGTCTGGCATCTTTATCTTGCCTTGCACATTGtgtgaaatactgcaaaatgGCTGAGGCTGAGTGGCTGAATTCTGACTGTGGTCACAgctcttgaaaagaaaagagagtagTTGGAACTGGAAATTAAATTGTATGGGAGGAGAACCCACAAACAAGTCTAACCATCAGATTAGACAGATGAGTTCAGCAAAGGTGATGCCTGTCTGCAGACTACAGCCTCTTTGTCATGCCATAAAATGGGACTGCACCTGGTCAAGCAATTCTGCATTCCAGAGTTGAAAAACATTTGAATCAACAAGtccttttattttggtttccttCTGGAGTTCTTTGAACAAGGATGAAACCTTCAAATCCATTCTGGATTCTCACTGTGCAGTCTTTGTAATGAGTTGTTTTAACTGCCCACAGCTGGGGATAAACTGTGGTTGTGCATTTTGTACATAGTCAGCATTGGCCTCGGTTCCTGTTCAGAGCTGTCCACAGGTAAGCATTTTTGGAACATTCACCTTAACTATACAGATCTCAAGGACTTGTTGGTCATGGGACATATTGACAAAAACTGAACAGCTAAATAGAACAAActgttgttttcccttcctgcaTGAACCTATAGATCCACTGAGTATGTGGTATGCCAGAACTCTTAGGGATTCCTCGTGTCCTTCAGTGGTGACAGCAatatcattttttaaatgataccTTTACAAACCATTTTGTATTTCCTGAAGTTTTGTTGAGTAAGCTACATCACGCACTAAGTGTTTTCGGAAGTTTAGAAGTTATTTTGGCTCATTAGTGATGTTTGCTTCCATATCCCTTTCCTTTAGAGAGATTTGGCAGTTTATCTTCATGTTGGCAGAAGTGAAGAGCGAAACTGAAGATGATCCATTTGTTTAATTAGCAGCTATAATTCTGAAGTATTTATCAATTCCTAATACATGTAATAAGCAGCTTCATTCAGGGAGTAGGCTGTAAAAATTTGATCTAAGGTGATCTAAAGAGCAAAATTTGTGACGGGAACTGCCAAATTACTTCTCTGTGCTGGTGTATGTGCTCTGTCTTTCccaccttctctctctctgcagatATACAGTGCCACAGACTGTTGTGTACCTGCTGTTTCTAGAGTTGCTGTGCATGGACAACAGGAGAGGAGGACAGAGGTTGAGCAAGGCGGTATGATGAGTTGAACAGTTTCCTGCTCTCACTGCATTGCTCATTTTTAAGCATGTGCCTTTCTCACGGCCAGCATGGAAATAGCAGGGCATCTGGTGGTATACTAACCGTATTTGTTCCATGGGTGAGGAAGCTAGCTCGTGAGTAGATGGAAGTGCAGAGATACACTTGCCAGAGATAAAAACTTGTTCCACACATACTTAATTTACATTCACTGAGAAACAAGATGTTTGCAAAACTGAGTGATCTGAATTCATAGTGCTGAGTAATTGCACCTCTTGGTGTGGGGGTTACAAAAACTGTTCGGTCCTAAGGCCTGCCAAGGGAGAACTCTGACTGAAATGGGAGAGCTGGTAGTCCCAAGATAACAGAGAAGTCTGTTCCAGAGATGTTCTCCTGGTGTTGGAGTCTTGGCTGTGCTGAAGAATGTGCATTTTTTAtgagggggaggagaaaaagactTGTTTATCCTGGAGGGAGATGTCACAGCAAGTACAAACTTCTGAGGTGCTTTTATCTGGGGCTGGAGGATTTCTCAGGCattcttctctgcctttgcaGTGTCAAACATCCCTTGGAATAATCACCTGGCCCTGGAAGCTTTATAATTAATGAAGCtggagaggggttttttgtgtctttgaaCTCATGCCTTCGATAGCACTAAAGAATTTCTTCCACATTTGCAGGGCTGAGCcacatgtttgttttctgtttgaaacaaaaatgtggagatttatttgcagtatttctgtttgtatCAGCCTAGCATCTCAAAAGTGGGAATCTGATGCAGGCTCTGTCTTTAGTGTGCTACAGATGGTCTTCTGTGGGTGTGACAGTGCTTTGGGTCACTCTTTACTTTGAGGGGTTAAATGAGTCTGTCTGTGCCTGTGCCTGTATACATGTGTATAATTGCAGGTGCCTGGGTTTTGCGGTGTTGTGTAAGGGGAGGAGGGAATACTCCCTGAGACCTTGCTAGGTAGGGGCTGATAGTGTATAAACTGTCCTCTCTACTCCCTTGGGATAATTTGTTTCCCCCTGCCATCTTGAGACAGAAGTAAAGCATGTGGGGTTAGAGAGAGACCTTGTGAAAGGGAGTCTTTGAGACGAGGAGCAGGGACTGCATTCATACTGGTGTTGCCCTGTGGAGGGGCTTTACCATGGCTGCCTAATAGTTGTGCCTGTTTGTACACGCGTAAGTGAACATCAGGTATTTGGTTGCATGAAGGGTGTATGTGGTTTGGTATCCTTGACCGTTATGTggaaaaagtagttttctttAGTTCTTAAGCTCTTTGGGATGTCTCCTTATTGTCCCATTGTAAGAAGTGACGTATTTGACTGGATCAGCTTGACCTGTAAAATGAAAGCTACTGAAACGTGTCCTTCTTGATCTAAAAAATTGAATctaagaaaaaacaattcttCTGCTAGGCACCAAGATAAACCAGGGCTGTCTGTGCTTACAGACAAGGCTTGCTTTAGCCTTCAAGGTCCTAGGCAgtcaaaaaaaatccctgagtCTCTTGCATCTGTGTCTGTGCTGTTCAGTATGTGTTGCTGTCCAGGGAGCGGATGCCTGCTGGGCTACAAGGCTTGTTAGTGTTCCTGCAGGGAGGATCTGCTGCTGCCATTTTTTGAGGGCAAAGACATTTAGCTGTTTGGGGGAGGACTTAAAACTTACTTTTATGTCATATATGGAGCCTCCTTGTCTCCAAGTACAAAAAGACCCCAAAGCATTGCTGTACTTCTGGCATCCTAGAGTAAGCTTTGTTAGCTTACACATTGTGTGTATACTTGCAACTCATGTCTGCAGTAGCCTGCATCCTCACTGAGAGTTCTGGTACTTGAATATGGCTCCAGGTACCCTGCGCACTCACTCAACTTGCTTAAAATGGGGACTCAAACCTGGTGGCTGGGGTAGAGGGAGTAATGTAGGAGGGATGGGAGGCAGTGAGCCTGCTGCAGATGGGCAGCCCTTTGCTTTCATGTATAACTTCTGCCACCCAGTTGCTGAGGAGGAGGGGTGTGTAGGAATAACGGATGTATTTTGTGGGGAAAATATAGCAGCTTTGTGAAGAGGAATTCGTATCATTTGATCAATGAAATAGAATGCAAAAATATAacaggtttattttaaattcaagcTCAAACATAATATCTCTCGGGTCATGCTAACACTTATGGACATCTGAATCGTTTATGAAAATGttgcttgatttttattatGTGTATTTGTCGTGACATTCACTAGAAGACCACCTTTGCCTTGTGCATGTAGGGGTTTTCCAAGAGTACAGCACCAAATAGTTTATTACATGATAATAATGTCACTCAGCCTGCTATTCCACATAACCCATTAAGTTTTTTAGTTGCAGTATTGCACAGACAAGTTGGAGTAAGGAGTGATTTTTGAGAACTTTATTCTCCATTTTACTGTAGTTTTAGTTACGGAAACACCTATATGCTTGAGATAAGATTACAGTGTTAATATTGCAGAAAAAGTGTTTACAATTCAAATACTCTAatataaaaaggtaaaaatgatTTTGTTTATTGTATTTAAGAGTAAGTGTAAAAAGTAATTTCGCAGTATCGCTTAAATTTGTAAGACAATGAAGTGCACAAGAAAACTTCATGTTGTATCTTCTTCCTAACACTTCTCTCTCCTGGGATGTATTTTGCAACTTGACTAAAGATACAGAGAAACTCTGTTTAAATATCCTGAAGTTCCTTGTGTCCAATATTGCTGCTCAAAACCAGGGTGTACTTTCTTCATCCTGCCCCACAACTAGGTGGATTCTTCTTGGAGTAGCCATTGTAAGACTTTTCTTATGGTCCATAACTTGGAAACCAGCAATCACTGATGGCACAGAATGACCTATGGCCAGAGAGTCAGTTGTTTTCCTCAAATGTTTGGACAGTATTACTAAAACGTAGATGAGGGTTTTATTTAACTTCTTCCACTGCTGCTCCCTTCTTAACAggattttctgcttctttgaaCTTCTTTGAGCCCTTGGTCTTGCAAAAGCCTGCAAGTGTTGTCCTGCATTCGTTGAAAGAACAGATTTGATCGAGAGAATGAGTGATCTCCGAAAGCTGTATTGGTTTTGGGTGTGTTGGAAATGCTGGTTCATGCAGATGAGTGAAAGAACAAGGAGGGGGTGTTACTGGGTCTCAACTTCGTATTTCAGGACGTGTGAGTAAAAGCTGTGGTTAGC is a window of Pelecanus crispus isolate bPelCri1 chromosome 9, bPelCri1.pri, whole genome shotgun sequence DNA encoding:
- the CEP63 gene encoding centrosomal protein of 63 kDa isoform X5, with amino-acid sequence MEALLEGMQRNGQGSGGFLTSCEAELQELMKQIDIMVAHKKSEWEGQTQALEACLSIREQELSSARAALQERYKEVDMLRHQVEDLEKAKQDMVREYEQQLKKFQEELSRLRRSYEKLQKKQLREARGEANKRQGEDQFEMSRLTRKLEEFRQKSLDWEKQRLLYQQQVASLEAQRKALAEQSELIQVLQDEKMELRATLQSQEDFIDSSKLHQEQLQKELARVAETLRTKELLIRALEERLQEKQLSSPGLELEHILLQLDVAQKKAQHLQSEVTHLENSLVSSNARCVQLSEELDENIKELQSMEEHHTVSKAEIKKLKEQLSQAEQTHSSELEGMKREISRLTQELHQRDITIASASGSTSDLEQRLRTEIERAERKAVEHRVILVQLETLRLENHHLSEMLEKTECGMLEGKDVSLRALSEDYAVELNKLKSENQQLQKDLAEARAKLELTRRVCQDEPEGTAQQMQDGEPGARDVQYRTTREAQHKHDEQAERIHHKPDGTTQHHQGEPQRWGAAETGTVTPEGGELPAQTSRKNCMESLALGTLLGTDSLLCVLDGNKNLADETSKQSISNDQKESLPLCPLPTASVGSIAARYLEEEELRSQHVLECLNAHIEELKKESEKIVRQFGHQE